The genomic DNA GCTGACAGTCCCACAGCTCACATGTACTCCAGCACTGTGCCGATTCGGAGATCTTTTGCCTTTCTGTAAACCAGGCTTGCCACTGCGATGTCCTGGATGGCAAGGCCTGTGGAGTCGAAGATTGTTATCTCCCTCACGTCTTCCCTTCCTGGCATCTTTCCAGCGATGATCTCCCCGAGCTGGGCGTGTATCTCATCGCTCCTGTACTCTCCTCTGGATATCGGGACGTTCACCTCTCCGGAGTGGATTGCCTGGGAGAGATCGTCGACGACCACCTTCGCTCGTCTCAGGAGCCTCGGGTCGAGCTCCTGCTTTCCAGGAGCGTCGGCACCGATAGCGTTGATGTGCGTCCCCTCCATGACCCAATCAGATCGCACGACAGGCTCTCTTGATGGAGTGGCTGTGACGAGTATGTCGCAGTCGCACGCATCCCGCCCATCGCTCACAGGGACACAATCGCAATCCAGGAAAGACCTCGCATCGGAGACGAACGCCATCGCGCGCGCCTGGCTCTTATCAAGAACTCTTACAACATCAAGATCAAAGATCTTCGCGAGGGCCATGACCTGGGTCCTCGCCTGCGCTCCGGCGCCGATGATGCCAACAGCTTTCGAATTCCGCCGGGCCAGGTACTTCGCCGCGATCCCGCCCGCGGCACCTGTGCGCACCGCTGTGAGATACGTGCCGCCCATCAGGGCCAGCGGGGCGCCGGTCTCAAAGGAATTCAAAATGATCACGGCCATCACAGAGGGCAGCCCCTTTTCTGGATTCCCTGGATGAGAGTTGACGATCTTGACCCCAGTCGCTCCGAGCTTTTTGATGTATGCAGGCATCGTTCTGAGATCCCCATGCTCATAGTAGAGATACGACTTCGGCGGCATCTGTACATTCCCCAGTCCATGCTCTGCGAATGCAGATTCCACAGCGGGGATCGCATCCTCCATAGTGAGAATTGATTTAACGTCATCTTCTGAAAGCCAGAGTATCTCCAAGCTCAACACCGACACACAAAAAGATGTTATGTGAGATAATCTTAGCTGTGTTCGATGGATATTTACGATGTCGCTGTGATCGGCGCAGGTCCTGCAGGGCTCATGGCAGCGAAGCATGCTTCGATGTGCGGCGCCCGCACGATCGTTCTGGAGGAACACATGGCCATAGGATATCCTGTCCAGTGCGCAGGTCTCCTCGGGATCAGCGCGCTCGAGGCATCCGAAATTCAAACAGAGGGATTCCTTATAAATCCATTCAAGGGCGCGGTCTTCGTATCCCCGAACGGCTCCAGGCTTTCGTTCAAGTCTCCGAATGTCCGGGCATGGGCTGTAGACAGGAGACTCTTCGACAGGAGTATGGCATTGGCTGCTGTGCATCACGGGGTCGAGATCACGCTCAATGCGCATGTGAGGTCCCTGAGAAGATTAGGAGATCTCATGATTCTGCATCATGGCGATAAAGAGATAGCAGCGCGTGCCGTGATATCCGCTGAGGGCGTGAGGGCATCGATAGCGAGGCGCTCCGGCATCCCTCCTCCAAAACGCCTGCTATCTGGAGCCCAGGTTGAAGTTCCATTCGATGTAGATGACATCGAGTCGGTGGAGGTGCATCTAGGGAAAGACATCGCGCCAGGCCTCTTCGCATGGGTGATACCCATCTCCAGGAGCTCAGCGAGGATTGGGCTCTGCGCCACAGAAAGAGCGTGCCATTACCTCAAGAAGTTCCTCTCCTCAGACAGAATACGAAATAGGATCCTGGGTTCTCCAGTTGCACTTGTTGTTGGCGGTCTTCCACTCGGTCCTCCCGATAGAACAGTTGCAGATGGCCTGCTCGTCGTAGGGGATGCTGCAGCTCATGTGAAGCCCACATCCGGCGGCGGTGTGTACCCTGGGATCGTCTGCGGCCGCATCGCAGGAAGGATCGCAGCCGAGCATGTTTTAACTGGAGGGCAGCTTGAGAGATACGAGCGTGAATGGAGATCAGCTATCGGCAGAGAGATCTCTTTGGGAATGAGGGTCAACGATATCCTGAGACGCATGAGCGATAAGGAGATCGATATGGTGATAAGAACGATCGCATCCAGACCTGATGCCATACGCGCAATTGAGGAACATGGAGATATAGACAGGCCGAGCCGCGTGCTGCTCCGGGTTCTGCCGATGATCTCACGCGACCTATCTTTTGTCAGCACGATTCTGAGGGTTATGTTCTGAAAACATGTTCTGAGAATCAGTATGAGCACGCCTCAAAACATCCAGCAGACCCTGATAAAAAGCTCAGAACTTGAAGGCGCTACATGACCACATATCGCAATGAATTGCTGATGGAGCTTTGAGAGAGCTTGCGCGAACCCAGCCATCCGTGATATGAAGTGGCATCGCGCAAACTCCAATCTTAAGGGTTGCATCTCAGATCTCCAGCTGTTCCATCTCTCCCTCCAGCCTGTGCAGCTCCTTTGTGTCAAGAGAGAGAGGATCGATATGCACGAGCATCACAGCTCCTCTCAGCGAGACCTCATCCCTCTGCGACTGTATAAACCTCAGCACGGTCTCATAGTTGCTCTGCGTTATCAGGTATCCAATACCCTCCAGGAGTATCACAGGGTACTCGGTCCTCCTCAGAAAATCTGATATCATTGAGCTGAGCCTCGGGAAGTTCGTTGGATCCACGGATCTGAACTTCCCCTCCTCTGTCTTCTGTGTGAGCCATATGACTGTTTCAGGTGAGATCCCGTACTTCTCACGGAGGCTCTCAGGGTTGTACCTGGATATGCACAACCCCTCTAACCCAGCGTGTACCAGCTCGCTGAATATCTCGAAGCACCGGACCGGCTTGTCCTCCTCGATCGCATATGTCGTTCCTGGATTCAGTATCAGCTCATAGATGCTGAAGCCGTACTTTTCGATGAGCGGCCTCAATACTTTCACAGAATCGAAGTCGGGATCAACCCTGCTCACGGAGGTGCAGATGCGTCTTATTATCGTGAAGAAATGCCTTCTCGTGATCTTGCACCGCGTATCTATCTCGATCAATCCCCTGCCGCGCATGTCGGGATCGCATGATGCGCCCTCTGCGACCTCTGATTGTTCGCTGAGAACGGAATTTGCGATGTCCATTGCAGCCTCTGGAGATCTCGTCCCGCCGATTATGGCAAGTATAAAAACCCTGAGGAGATAAGACGGCAGAGGGCCTGCCGTGAATATCAGACCCCTTACTTCCACAGGCTCCGCCTCAGATACAGCACAGAACCCCATGAAATCAGACGAATCCGCCAGGATGAGTCTGGTGTTCGTTCTGTGGACTAGATTCTCCAGCTGGTTGACAAAATCCAGCAGATCCTCCGCAGGTATCACATTCTCATTGACAAGAACAAGATGCTCGAGATTGTCCAGAAGTATTATACCCTTCCTGCAGGTCTCGACGAATGTCTTTATCGTGAGGAAGAGCAGTGGAAGATTTGTGGGAGATATCTGCTTCTCACCACCCTCTCTCTTTTGGTTAAGCCATATGATCGGCGTCTTCCTGAGACTGTACCTGCTTCTCACATCCTCCGGCGGTCTGCGTGTGACACACAGCCCCTCAAATCCATGCGTTACCTGATCCGTGAACACCTCATAGGCATTCTGAGCTGAGAAGTAGATCTTTCCAGGCTCGAGACTGAATTTCTGCGGAGCTGCTTCCACCCTCTCAACAACTGGCCTGGGTGTGATATGCTCCTCAACTATTATCCTTGTTGTTGATGTGCCAAGCGAGCCTGTGAGAACCCTCTCCACATGATCCCAGAGGTCCAGGAGGTGCCTGGCATCGACTTTATCTCTTGAGACTCCAAGCCTCGCAAGATCCGCATCTATCAGCATCCTGGCCTTCTCCGCTCCTATATACCTGGCGAGCATCGACTCAACCTCGTCGACCGTACCCAGTCTTATGGCAGGTCTCTCGATCGGAACTGCTTCCCTTCTCTCGCTGAATATCTCAACGAACCCCTCTGCCTGGACCCTCTCCTCAGGCGTCGGGCTGCTCATCAGGGAGAATAGCACATACAGGCTCGCATTTGCGAAGATGCTCCAGAACACCGAGTTAGTCCAGGGATCCAGATCCACACCAAAGAGGTTAGTCGGAGTGAGCGCAGATATCCCGAAGGGTCCTGATTCGAGAATGGACTGCGGAAGCCAGCCGGCCTTGACAACTGTGGGGATGAGTGCAGTGTAGAGCCAGAGCACAAACCCTGCGCTCATGCCTGCGATCGCCCCCTCCCTGCTGCCCTTTCTCCAGTAAAGGCCCCCGATCACCGCTGGCCCCATCTGGCTTGCTGCCACGAATGATATCAAACCTATATCCACGAGGCTCTGGTACTCGACGACCCTGGAGTAAAGGTATCCGAGCATCACCACAAGAATGATGTTGATGCGCTTAGCGTTGAGCAGAAGCCCGGGGAGACCTCTTCCCCTCCCCAAGTACCTCATGAGGTACGGCAGCTCCAGCTCGTTCAGCATCATGTGGCCAACTGCAACACCGTCCACCAGCACCATCGCAGTGGCAGCAGACGCTCCTCCTATGAACACGAGCACTGCGAGAGGTATGTTGCCCGCGGAGTACGGGATCTCTATCACGAACATATCTTTCACGCCAGGAACTCCCAGAAGCAGGCCTGCTCCGGCTATCGCTGGAACGAAAAGATTAATCAGAAGGAGGTAAAGCGGGAAGAGCCACATCGCCTTTCGTATATGCGATTCATCAGCATTCTCAACAACCATGACGTGGAACTGTCTGGGGAGAAGAAACGCAGCGAAGAAGGATATCAGGGTGAGCGAGAACCAGGATGTGTAATCTATGTTTATGAGATGAGAGAAATTCTCTGTTGAGAGGACGCGGTCTATTATCTCAGAGTATCCGTTGAATATCCCCCATGTTATGTAAACACCTGCCACAACAAATGCGGCCAGCTTGACAATTGATTCAAACGCAACCGCTGCCACCAAACCCTCGTGCCGCTCCATCGGATCCAGGTGGCGCGCTCCGAATATTATGGCGAATACAGCGAGCAGGACCGCCACGGAGAGCTTTGTACCCCAGAATGTATCTCCTCCGCTTATTATCTGTATTGAGCTTGATATCGCGATCAACTGGAGTGCGACATACGGTATGACTACCATCATGCTCACAATGGTCACTATCGCGCCTATTGCATAGCTTCTGCCGTACCTGAAGCTTATGAAATCGCTGATAGACGTGAGTCGATACTCCTTTGATATGCGGACTATCTTGCGTATCATCACCCATCCGAGGAGCATTGCAAGTGTTGGTCCGATGTATATCGTGAGAAAACCGAGGCCGCTTGTTGCTGCCCTTCCAATACTTCCATAGAATGTCCATGCTGTACAGTATACTGCAAGGGATAAAGCATAGACATATGGATTAGAGACGATGCTCCTGCCCGCCTGCCTCTGCCTGTCGGCGTAATATGCTATGATGCTCAGGAGGAGGAGGTACGTAAGTATGATGGAGAACGCGAAGAGAGGTGCGCTCAACTGGACCCCCTCCTGTCGAATATGTATGCCCAGAGTATCACAAGCATCCATACCAACATAATGTAAACCAGACGCTCGGGGAATCCCAATATCCTCTCACTTGGGCTGGGTATCGAGAGGATCGGCCAGTTGAAGAGAGCCACAGCTAGTATAAAGGCCAGCACCCACAGTTCGATCTGCTCGAATAGTCCTTTCGTTGATATGGTCATGGCCTACAGTCCCGGGTAAACCGTGATGCCCTTCGAGGTTATATCGAGAGCATGCTTCCCAGCGCGGTGTGATGTGCCCATCATCTTGAGTATCTCCAGGGATCTCCTTCTGGTCCTGCCTATCTCCATGTTGTAGAGTATTATCACCCCATCTGTTATGCAGGCAATATCCTGAGGATATGGAGTGCTCGATCTGGACTCGGCTGTTATCAGAACGGCGCTGTCCCAGCTCTTCATAATGGCACCCAGTCTGAAGAGAAATCTGTTGTAGCCGTCCTTCAGCACCGTCCTGATGAACGGGAGGGAGTCTATGACTATTCTTCTTGGCATGAAGCTCCTGACCTCGCGATCCATCAGTTCCAGTATCTCATCCTCATCTCCCTTCTCGATCACCTCACCGAGATCGATGTATCTTATAAGAGTGCCGAAGTGCCTGTGATCCACGAACTCGTATGTGGAGATGAACCTGAGCATCAGCTCGGCAGGCTCGCTGAGGGCCATGAAGTATATCCCGCGCTCCCCAAGCTCCGCTCCCTTGAACAGGTACTGCATGCACAGGGTTGTCTTTCCACTTCCTGTCTCTCCAGAGATAAGAACGCTGGACGGCACCGGTATCCCGCCCTCCAGCATCTCATCCAGCCCTGGGATTCCCGTGGGTATCTTCTCTATATGTGCCGTCAGACCGCCTCCATTCTGTGGCGGAGCGTGAAAGCCTGAATCCTATATGGTCAATTACTATCTTTTGTTATTTCTCTTTTGTCTATGGAGAGAATCTGCAGAAGAGTCGGAACAGCAGTGAGGCGTCGTGTCATATCTCTCGCAAAAGAGCAGCCGTATTCCAGTGGGCTCGTCCCTCTGATTCAATGGATCTGCAATCTGCATGGGGGTAGAGATGATTGATGCTGTTATACAGAGCCTGCCACTTCGATGATTCTGCCTCATGAGCCATCCAGTGATTGATTGAGAGTAGCAGAGCGCAAACCCCGGTCATCAAGGCAGGAGAGGTGGTCACAAATCGATCCCTTCATGACTGGTGTGGATCTAAAAAAGCTCCTCGTCCTGCGTGTAGCTCTTTCCGAGCCTCAGCGCGATCTCGGCCTTCTCGAGCTCTCTCCCTAGGTATGCAGCGTGATCCAGTCTGCTCACCAAGTTGAGATCTATTGCTGTGTCCAGTATCTCCCTGGCCGTCCTGCCCTTTATCACCATACGATCATGCACAGCCACAATCTCATCTCCACAGAGACCTATCCGGAAGGATCCAGCAGGATCGAGAACGAACATCCTGCTGGACCTGGCCGACATCACATCCAGATGGTCTGGAGGCACAACCTCTGGCCGAGGCCGCTTCTCCTTCAGGATGAGAAGGTCTTCTCCCAGATCCTTCGGGGGGCTCCGTCTCTCGCGAGCAAGCGCCATCATCTCAGCTGCCCTCCGGAGCTCCTTGATGCTCCCTCTCGCCTTCGGGCTGTACTCAGGTGTGAAGAGAATGGAGGCACCGACCTCCGCTCCGATGGCGGCGAGTATCGCATTGACACCCTGACTGTCTGCATCGATGAGCTCTGTCACGTTCCCCACACCGAGGAAGAGGGGTGTATCTGGATGGGCCCGTCTGAAATCGATGTACCTCGCTATCGAATCCGCGAAGCCGTTGAGAGGAGGAGAGAGCACAGGATCCGCGATCACTGTGAGACCCAGCTCAAGCGCAGCAGTGACATTGCTCTCGAGATCCCCAGGGCCGGGTATCACGACAGCCGGCACATCTCTTTCCAGAAGGGCATCGGCCACTGCATGCATGTTGCTGCCATCGATGCTCAGAATCATATCTGCTCCGGACTCAACCCCTGCCAGTATCAGATCGGGACGGAGCGTGTCT from Methanothrix thermoacetophila PT includes the following:
- a CDS encoding RAD55 family ATPase, with amino-acid sequence MTAHIEKIPTGIPGLDEMLEGGIPVPSSVLISGETGSGKTTLCMQYLFKGAELGERGIYFMALSEPAELMLRFISTYEFVDHRHFGTLIRYIDLGEVIEKGDEDEILELMDREVRSFMPRRIVIDSLPFIRTVLKDGYNRFLFRLGAIMKSWDSAVLITAESRSSTPYPQDIACITDGVIILYNMEIGRTRRRSLEILKMMGTSHRAGKHALDITSKGITVYPGL
- a CDS encoding DUF835 domain-containing protein — translated: MSAPLFAFSIILTYLLLLSIIAYYADRQRQAGRSIVSNPYVYALSLAVYCTAWTFYGSIGRAATSGLGFLTIYIGPTLAMLLGWVMIRKIVRISKEYRLTSISDFISFRYGRSYAIGAIVTIVSMMVVIPYVALQLIAISSSIQIISGGDTFWGTKLSVAVLLAVFAIIFGARHLDPMERHEGLVAAVAFESIVKLAAFVVAGVYITWGIFNGYSEIIDRVLSTENFSHLINIDYTSWFSLTLISFFAAFLLPRQFHVMVVENADESHIRKAMWLFPLYLLLINLFVPAIAGAGLLLGVPGVKDMFVIEIPYSAGNIPLAVLVFIGGASAATAMVLVDGVAVGHMMLNELELPYLMRYLGRGRGLPGLLLNAKRINIILVVMLGYLYSRVVEYQSLVDIGLISFVAASQMGPAVIGGLYWRKGSREGAIAGMSAGFVLWLYTALIPTVVKAGWLPQSILESGPFGISALTPTNLFGVDLDPWTNSVFWSIFANASLYVLFSLMSSPTPEERVQAEGFVEIFSERREAVPIERPAIRLGTVDEVESMLARYIGAEKARMLIDADLARLGVSRDKVDARHLLDLWDHVERVLTGSLGTSTTRIIVEEHITPRPVVERVEAAPQKFSLEPGKIYFSAQNAYEVFTDQVTHGFEGLCVTRRPPEDVRSRYSLRKTPIIWLNQKREGGEKQISPTNLPLLFLTIKTFVETCRKGIILLDNLEHLVLVNENVIPAEDLLDFVNQLENLVHRTNTRLILADSSDFMGFCAVSEAEPVEVRGLIFTAGPLPSYLLRVFILAIIGGTRSPEAAMDIANSVLSEQSEVAEGASCDPDMRGRGLIEIDTRCKITRRHFFTIIRRICTSVSRVDPDFDSVKVLRPLIEKYGFSIYELILNPGTTYAIEEDKPVRCFEIFSELVHAGLEGLCISRYNPESLREKYGISPETVIWLTQKTEEGKFRSVDPTNFPRLSSMISDFLRRTEYPVILLEGIGYLITQSNYETVLRFIQSQRDEVSLRGAVMLVHIDPLSLDTKELHRLEGEMEQLEI
- the ala gene encoding alanine dehydrogenase, with the protein product MEILWLSEDDVKSILTMEDAIPAVESAFAEHGLGNVQMPPKSYLYYEHGDLRTMPAYIKKLGATGVKIVNSHPGNPEKGLPSVMAVIILNSFETGAPLALMGGTYLTAVRTGAAGGIAAKYLARRNSKAVGIIGAGAQARTQVMALAKIFDLDVVRVLDKSQARAMAFVSDARSFLDCDCVPVSDGRDACDCDILVTATPSREPVVRSDWVMEGTHINAIGADAPGKQELDPRLLRRAKVVVDDLSQAIHSGEVNVPISRGEYRSDEIHAQLGEIIAGKMPGREDVREITIFDSTGLAIQDIAVASLVYRKAKDLRIGTVLEYM
- a CDS encoding dihydropteroate synthase-like protein, whose amino-acid sequence is MKVLLLTGRLAEDDVRNAVNSARMPADVLVLDLDIAAFITPEHVKRAAPDGYDLIMLPGLITSDFSDVERELGTKIRLGPKNAADITHVLDHIEEIELSSRTPACALIAERLARNAEETLRRIEQRARPTVVVRGVGIGGGSRMKVLAEIVDAPRVGDGALEDKIRYYESQGADMIDLGFPLDATTDDVRRVVRIARRFTELPVSIDTLRPDLILAGVESGADMILSIDGSNMHAVADALLERDVPAVVIPGPGDLESNVTAALELGLTVIADPVLSPPLNGFADSIARYIDFRRAHPDTPLFLGVGNVTELIDADSQGVNAILAAIGAEVGASILFTPEYSPKARGSIKELRRAAEMMALARERRSPPKDLGEDLLILKEKRPRPEVVPPDHLDVMSARSSRMFVLDPAGSFRIGLCGDEIVAVHDRMVIKGRTAREILDTAIDLNLVSRLDHAAYLGRELEKAEIALRLGKSYTQDEELF
- a CDS encoding geranylgeranyl reductase family protein; translated protein: MDIYDVAVIGAGPAGLMAAKHASMCGARTIVLEEHMAIGYPVQCAGLLGISALEASEIQTEGFLINPFKGAVFVSPNGSRLSFKSPNVRAWAVDRRLFDRSMALAAVHHGVEITLNAHVRSLRRLGDLMILHHGDKEIAARAVISAEGVRASIARRSGIPPPKRLLSGAQVEVPFDVDDIESVEVHLGKDIAPGLFAWVIPISRSSARIGLCATERACHYLKKFLSSDRIRNRILGSPVALVVGGLPLGPPDRTVADGLLVVGDAAAHVKPTSGGGVYPGIVCGRIAGRIAAEHVLTGGQLERYEREWRSAIGREISLGMRVNDILRRMSDKEIDMVIRTIASRPDAIRAIEEHGDIDRPSRVLLRVLPMISRDLSFVSTILRVMF